A portion of the Cryptomeria japonica chromosome 5, Sugi_1.0, whole genome shotgun sequence genome contains these proteins:
- the LOC131056527 gene encoding putative germin-like protein 2-3, with protein sequence MVSAEDFFFSGLRRGDTSNAVGSNVTAANVNQIPGLNTLGISLVRIDYAVDGINPPHTHPRATEILVLLKGQLLVGFIDTTNKFHSKVLKKGDVFVFPKGLLHFQQNVGQRNAVAIAGLSSQNPGVQVTANSLFSANPPLPDGVLAKAFRSDKTVVDFIQGKFM encoded by the coding sequence ATGGTTTCAGCAGAGGACTTCTTCTTCAGCGGGCTTCGACGAGGGGACACGAGTAACGCCGTAGGGTCTAACGTAACAGCAGCCAACGTTAACCAGATTCCGGGGTTAAACACACTGGGAATATCATTGGTCCGCATAGACTACGCTGTGGATGGAATTAATCCTCCTCACACCCATCCAAGAGCCACAGAAATCCTTGTTTTACTTAAAGGCCAACTGCTAGTGGGATTCATCGATACTACAAACAAGTTTCACAGCAAGGTGTTGAAGAAAGGAGACGTGTTTGTGTTTCCCAAGGGATTGCTCcatttccagcagaatgtggggCAGCGAAATGCGGTGGCCATCGCTGGGTTGAGCAGCCAAAATCCAGGAGTTCAGGTTACTGCCAATTCCCTCTTTTCAGCAAATCCTCCTTTGCCAGATGGTGTTTTAGCCAAGGCCTTCCGCAGTGATAAAACAGTAGTCGATTTCATTCAGGGCAAATTCATGTAA